CATGCATTTAAGGCATAAATTGGTACCATCCATAAGATTCTGCAAATGAAAGATAAATGATTCATACAAGGAAAACCAAACTATTTACTGCTTAAAAAATTTgggtcataaaaaaaactatattgggaatttttatatgaaaatactgCTTAATGTGAACTTACACTCACCTTATAATGTGTTTTTGAAGGGAAGGTTTAGTATAATGGACTATATGTTGTGTAATCTGCCAAATTGATATTGGCATAGCAAGGAGAACAAACCCACCAGCAACAAGGGTTCCTTGATCTGATTTTGTAAAACCATTTTCTATGGCATGTACAATGAGCGTTGGCACTAATACAATTACCAATAGGATATACGTAGCTATAAAGAAAGGTCGTATCCATAGCCTCCACTGGCCAAAAAACGCACTAATCGGTTGTGTGCACATTTTTACTCTTTCAATTACGTGCTTATAACTTTCTTCACCCGACAAACATGTCCATTACAGAAAGTCACTTtcatagaataattaaacaaattgtgaTTCATATGGATGCACAATTATCAACACTTGTAAAAAACATCAACATGTAGAAAAATTCTAATAAGTATTGACAATGTTTAATTCACTTTTTACATGTACTTTGCATCTATTTgcttacaaaaatgtattatttttacccACAATCCACAtacaactaaaatattttcgacAAACAGTCAATAATGAGTTATGAATTCTTTTtgacatttgaaaatattcttatttgacATATgacaattagttttttttttgtaagacaCACACTGTGTACACTGGTTAGGTATGACATTTGTTACGACTTAGTCGGTCAACTAATCCAAtaggtaaaattaaataatatttcgattatttcataaaatttatatctatgtaCTGTTACTCATATGATACATGTACTGTATAAGCAGCAAAACTAAGACATCTCGAAAGTATACCAATAtttcaacataaataaataaactatcatGCCAATTacttttgtaaaataacaaattaatcatgttgttttaaattagagtgttgtgaattattttttatacgtcTATATTGCAAAACGTATATAAAATAGGTTTACAGCGTACTCAGACAGTGTAGAccacgaaataaaaaaaaaacaaaatgtgtcTATGAAGATGAATATTGTCAATCAGTGTTGCTACCACCTAGAAATGCAAATATCGCAACAAGTTTTTTAGTTCATCTGATCTATCGAGTTGCGAGACGAGTGAGAGAGTAGATAGTAGATTTTACTTACCTACTAGTTAGCTAGTATTAGTTGTATGGAATGGGttcgtttaaaatatgttagtgatttcatttaagaaaattaaaaaaggttaGCTAAATGTGATActatgatttatttgtaaattgctGTTAACTAAAAGTGGGGACCCACTTATTTGTGCATTTACAGTTATTCGCGTAACACGTATTTTGTGCATAGAGTTCGAGCATTGAATTAGGCCACATAGCGATCTCTCCCTAAAATACCGCTGTTCTGGCTGTCGAGTGTCGACGTATCGAGACGGGCCAGCAAGTGAGTGCGATGTCTTGttataaattgcaaataaaattgcatttagaAGTTTAGATTGGTGATTATAAACTAAGGAATAAATATAGGATGTGATAGATAAGGTTTATAAATAGTCTATCGCAACTCGATTATTCGTATGTTTTCGTAAATGGGTCACCTCGCCATTCTTGAAGAATGAGTTGTAAGGTGTCTTTGATTGATACGGAGCTTTAAATTTGATAggtttttaactttatatggTTAGTGGATATAACTAATAACgcgattttgttttagttaagTAAGGCGGGATAGTGATGAACAAAAAAGGCCGCGAGTTGATGTGATGTCATCAAAAGGGGAAACAGAGGCCGACTCTGGCACCGTGTCGCCAAATCTTTCTACTGTTAAGAATGAACCAGTGAGTgatgtctttaatttttaaaaataaataagtatacaaCATCCCAATGTCAGTAGGAAAAGTAGGGCAATGTTGTTAAACCTACTTCTGATTATAAAGTTACCATTCCAAAATGTAGTATGTTTCGAACTTAAACAAAACTTATgtaatttctaatatatattatctatattcgcaaataaatacatattcacaATGAATTATATTCCATATACTTTAACACTCCAATTGAGTTAAAGAAACCAAATCTCCTTAATTCAATTGCCACtcatatttcaattcaatatgtTTTGCTCTGTAATTACTTattcagtatattttaaaaacttttcatctAAAACACATACTTTTACTGAACTAcctagtttatatttttttgtatataaaagttatgataattgataaagaaaaagtttgtgagatattataatgtacagATGATCTGtctattatgaaaaatgtattatattatatttaaaattgcatacAACACCTCCAGCATAAGTCCTTATCAGAACATGATTAGTATTCctgttatattttgttcaaagGTTTTTCTTTcagtaatgttatatatacttGATAAAACatcttacaatttttaaaaactttataataataaataaacatgttgtGCTTATCCATTCCATTATAATAAAGCTGCAGCATAGGTTTCTTCGGTTGAACATGTAAATCTTTTATCAACTTTGAAAATggtttttaatcaataatatgtggtataatttttttgtcttgatgttattatgtttaaacaaattgaTCTCACATTCCTCAACAGGAATACTAGGTCAAGAATATGAtaggttaataataatacatgtttAGTAATAGATATTGCtattgtacaaaattaaaattgttttctcaATATAGTACTTACATGggtataaatttagtttataaaaaggcactgataatattgtttttttttttttaatttatgaagagAATTCTTGATaagaatagataattttagaaACATAGTTGATTTGTAATCTACAAACATGGgatgtattaaaaaacatactatTGTGtaactatttcattttcattttctgcAGTATTGATTTTATGTAATGACATGCTTTGGTTTAGTTGTTGTAATCCATGGAAATTTGGCactaagcaaataaataaaaactgtaaagttttgaatgtattgtacatataaaggCTTGTGCAAGGTGCAATCCATTTCTGTGAATTTTTGTAACCATAGGTTATTAGTATACTTTGTGTGTTGATGTGAtacatataatcatatttaacttaaaaaaaaattgtcaacaTGTCTCATTTTCTTTGGtctctatatttttaatgaactttTATCATTGATTTTCCTTACTTAGTATATATCGGATATCACACAAGATACTTTGATCAGATATGACAGGACACAAAAAAGGACTTAAgatgcataattttttaagatgataaacaaatgtgtattttttaattaaatattcatttttttaatttttgttcatttgagattttatttatgaaacgcTATTCACGGAACTTGATCTACTCTAATGaggaatattttatgaattttgcaACAATTTTGACTGCTGCTTCGCTTCTATTGGTTATGGCGTgatgttatattgtatttcagGAGTTCCTAATATTAACTgattcaatcaaacaaactatttcagttttataatattagtatagatgctTAGACTTTGATAACAAGTTCCACATAGAACCAAATAGTATggtgaatttataataaaaaggcttctcagaaatattttaaaatagacatGATATTTCTTTCAGACAGTGGCAGCACCTAGTAAAGAAACTCCAAAGCGGGGCAGTGGTACATTGCTTAAATGTACCACTTGCAATAGTTTTAGTACCTTAAGCACACGGGCTTTAAATACACATATGGCGCAGTGTTCACCAGATAACAATAATGTGGCCGCAGCACAGAACACCGACACGCGGCCACACAGAAAACTCTTTGAGTGTGATGTGTGCAATATGAAATTCTCAAACGGCGCTAACATGCGCCGTCATAAAATGCGACACACAGGCGTAAAACCCTACGAATGCAGGGTATGCCAGAAGAGGTTCTTCCGTAAGGATCATTTAGCTGAACACTTTACAACTCACACCAAAAGCTTGCCATACCATTGCCCCATTTGCAATAGAGGATTCCAACGCCAAATCGCGATGCGTGCCCACTTCCAAAACGAACACGTGGGACAACATGACCTCGTTAAAACTTGCCCGCTTTGTAGTTACCGTGCGCCGACGATGAAGAGTCTCAGAGTTCATTTCTTTAACAGGTAGTATTTGAAAATTGACTCATATGTTACGGACgtctaaaattttattttgaaaatgtaatgTTGTTTTCCAGGCACGGCATCGATCTCGACAATCCAGGTCCCGGCAATAACTCTGTTTCCCTTCTCGCTGCTGGCATCGCAAATGCTGCATATGCCGATGGTACAATGGACCCTAGCACGTTAAATGCACTAGGAGCTCTTGGCTCTGGATTATCCGTTTCGGTTGCGGCAGCTTACTCCGACAGTGGAGACAGTAACGGCGAAAGATCTGTTGACAATGCAACTCCTCCCATGCACTACTTGACGCCTCATGTTGAAATATCTATGGCAGATAATAATGACACCTTCTCTCCAGGGCAAACGAACCACATGAGTAATTCAGGTAggttatgtataaatttgaatgacATATTATAAGCAGATGAAAatcaagttttttttgtttttattagcttcatctatatgtttgtaactatAACTACATAAGACACAATTTTGACCCCCTTTAAAAAGagtttgtacacttatcaaagatcaaaatacaataatttcatgagttgtATCTTAtgatcctgattaggatcgccagaattaaatattttccttatgtATTATCTGTATAAAGGCATAGGCTTTATATAAGAGCTAGTGTGATACTGgttgattctataattaaagtgtgttatttagtttttctaatatatttattttataattttcctttatattaaaatatactggAAGTAtagttgtaataatataaaaattaagtaaattacgGAAAACTAGCTCCTAATGCACAATATAAATTCAAGCTACCTACATTTTAAGGTTAATCATGTTTTAAACATACTGTTTAAGATAAATGTATAGGTACTATTAGTATTCTCTTATGTAACAGCTAGAACTAACCTACCTTATCCTTATACACAAAGcatgttatttcatttattgcaaattttcCCTAACAATAagatatggaaataaaaatgttgatgtATTTGAATgagaaatgtattatatttcatatgagGCTACAACGGATTTAAGGCGCGATGTATTCATAAACTCAAActcttatttattcaattagacttcttataaaagcacttttgaatcgttattttatacatttttaacatttactacCGATTCGGAAAGCattttctacagagaagaccCAGCACGAAACTCTGTAGTtactctttttaaaataaactagctgtgacccgcggttgaaaccgcgtaagcgtgctgcgtaaccgtatcccgtaggaatatcggtataaaaagtgcctatgtgttatttcagttgtccagctatctacgaagcaaaatagtattattattcaccaatagatgtcaggaaaaaaaaacacgaataaaacacgaatatgacatttaaaaaaaaaaaattcctagctagatcgatttatcgcccccgaaaccccctatatactaaatttcatgaaaatcattggagccgattccgagatatatatacaagaattgctcgtttaaaggtataagataaaatatttatattattattattattttcatattgtttgttaGACCACACTTGTCACATTTCATTGATTACTACCAGAGACAGAATATGCTATTTAGGTAGGCAAGCCTCatgatgaaacaaaaattacgaaatttttattcttgaaGGCGCTAGTTTTAAATAGGTACTCCTTTAAATAGAACTGCCTTGTAAGACCCtaagttataataaagctTGGTCTATATGGTAACAATCGAACATTCCAGAATCCCGTATGAACGGCGAAGGCCCCAGCTCGCCGCAGTCCGGCGACAGTGCGGTAGCGAGCAGCTCGCTATCAGCCGGCCTGCCCACTAACATCACCCCGTCCATCACGCTCATACCTATCAAGCAAGTAtgtgttttgttataatattattcatgaaGTAGACTAATTTCGTCATTTTTTCAATAGTTGCTGTATGTTTGTTCAGCTATTTCCCacttttgaatgaaatcaGGTCGTCCGTTTaatggaattaaaattaacatatggAGTTAAATGCATGGAAAAGCTTTAGAATCTCTTAGAAAGTGTTCAATGTTAATTATAGCCGcgcaataaatatacaatataactaACGGGAATTCGTCCCGCGGGCAGGACTTGGCAACTGTAATACTTACAAGAAATTAAgtaggtattttaaaaataatagtattatataaataattgttactaaGTATTGCAAATGAATGCACAGAATACACAAAATGCTGAATATTTTGCGCGTCGCAAATAGCCTGGTTTGTTTGTACGTTGGATGTTTGTCGTGGCCTGGTCGTGGCGAGGAATGTTAAGTGTTGTTGTTGAATAGGAACCGAATGCTCAAGACGAGTCGAACTCCGGCGAGCAAGGCGACGCGAACAGCGGCGACAAACGTGATGTGTCGTCGAGCCTCCCGTCCCTTATCAAAGTGTCGCCGCTCAAGAGCCTCTTGCGGGAAGACA
The sequence above is a segment of the Zerene cesonia ecotype Mississippi chromosome 17, Zerene_cesonia_1.1, whole genome shotgun sequence genome. Coding sequences within it:
- the LOC119833240 gene encoding zinc finger protein ztf-16 isoform X2, encoding MSSKGETEADSGTVSPNLSTVKNEPTVAAPSKETPKRGSGTLLKCTTCNSFSTLSTRALNTHMAQCSPDNNNVAAAQNTDTRPHRKLFECDVCNMKFSNGANMRRHKMRHTGVKPYECRVCQKRFFRKDHLAEHFTTHTKSLPYHCPICNRGFQRQIAMRAHFQNEHVGQHDLVKTCPLCSYRAPTMKSLRVHFFNRHGIDLDNPGPGNNSVSLLAAGIANAAYADGTMDPSTLNALGALGSGLSVSVAAAYSDSGDSNGERSVDNATPPMHYLTPHVEISMADNNDTFSPGQTNHMSNSESRMNGEGPSSPQSGDSAVASSSLSAGLPTNITPSITLIPIKQASRASPCEGGVITSTHGDAALLPSSLVCTFCSITFPDSTLYFLHKGCHCDSNPWKCNICGEQCCNVYEFNSHLLSKSHQ
- the LOC119833240 gene encoding zinc finger protein ztf-16 isoform X1 — protein: MSSKGETEADSGTVSPNLSTVKNEPTVAAPSKETPKRGSGTLLKCTTCNSFSTLSTRALNTHMAQCSPDNNNVAAAQNTDTRPHRKLFECDVCNMKFSNGANMRRHKMRHTGVKPYECRVCQKRFFRKDHLAEHFTTHTKSLPYHCPICNRGFQRQIAMRAHFQNEHVGQHDLVKTCPLCSYRAPTMKSLRVHFFNRHGIDLDNPGPGNNSVSLLAAGIANAAYADGTMDPSTLNALGALGSGLSVSVAAAYSDSGDSNGERSVDNATPPMHYLTPHVEISMADNNDTFSPGQTNHMSNSESRMNGEGPSSPQSGDSAVASSSLSAGLPTNITPSITLIPIKQEPNAQDESNSGEQGDANSGDKRDVSSSLPSLIKVSPLKSLLREDIRRRISARGRTRGSNASRASPCEGGVITSTHGDAALLPSSLVCTFCSITFPDSTLYFLHKGCHCDSNPWKCNICGEQCCNVYEFNSHLLSKSHQ